One genomic region from Nymphaea colorata isolate Beijing-Zhang1983 chromosome 10, ASM883128v2, whole genome shotgun sequence encodes:
- the LOC116261920 gene encoding pentatricopeptide repeat-containing protein At3g12770-like, which yields MSLANSDEYAISDTLNVSARLKLFDNGRQIHALCVKRGFYRFVVLTTALMDLYIKCERLANGQKLFKEMPERDVVSWTSLIVGHVQHRQYAKSLTLFSRMMQEGVKPNCHSFSATLSGCSGLQALRQGQQMHAQLVAAGMLANSVVENSLLHLYVKCFAMDAATKLFNRIPDRSLVAWNEMISAHVECGLPEEGLKLMHRMNSSNVKPDDFTYAICIRACSRLTSINQGQQFHGSIIRNGLESDLVISNALVDMYSKCGCLASAKLIFDLAPVKDTILWTAMVAAYGKFGQVKEAITMFEQMQELNAQPDEITYIALLSACCHGGLVREGWHYFRSMYQKHSVSPQQEHYACMVDLLCRSKRVLEAYDFIKSMPTKPGATVWGAFLGYCSLHGDIELSRPAVIELFKLDPQNHSNYIAMSNVYAAAGAWNEMLEIRGRMKNDNVKKEPGCSWIEVKGSVHAFLAAKTSHPQIGEILLTLSSLNIYMKGNRYEAYRGKSSKNSRPGCSESDTM from the coding sequence ATGTCCCTTGCGAATTCAGATGAGTACGCCATTTCAGATACACTTAATGTGTCGGCCAGGTTGAAGCTCTTCGACAATGGAAGGCAAATACATGCCCTTTGTGTAAAACGTGGTTTCTACCGATTTGTCGTGTTGACTACAGCTTTGATGGATCTGTACATCAAGTGTGAAAGGCTAGCGAATGGCCAGAAACTGTTCAAGGAAATGCCTGAGAGAGACGTGGTCTCATGGACTTCGCTGATAGTGGGTCATGTGCAGCATCGACAGTACGCCAAGTCGCTAACTCTTTTCTCGCGGATGATGCAGGAGGGCGTTAAGCCTAATTGCCATTCATTTTCTGCAACTCTATCTGGTTGCTCTGGCCTGCAGGCTTTGAGACAAGGACAGCAGATGCATGCTCAACTGGTGGCAGCTGGCATGCTTGCTAATTCGGTTGTGGAAAACAGTCTTCTGCACTTGTATGTAAAATGCTTTGCCATGGACGCTGCCACAAAGCTGTTCAACAGGATACCTGATAGAAGCCTGGTTGCATGGAATGAGATGATTTCTGCTCATGTAGAATGTGGGCTACCAGAAGAGGGCCTGAAACTCATGCACAGAATGAACTCCAGCAACGTTAAGCCAGATGACTTCACCTATGCTATATGCATCCGTGCGTGCTCCAGACTTACTTCCATAAATCAAGGGCAACAGTTCCACGGCAGCATTATAAGAAATGGATTGGAGTCCGATTTAGTGATTAGCAATGCTCTTGTTGACATGTACTCCAAGTGTGGCTGCCTCGCCTCTGCAAAGCTGATATTTGATTTAGCTCCTGTAAAAGACACAATTCTCTGGACTGCGATGGTTGCTGCATATGGCAAATTTGGGCAGGTAAAAGAAGCTATAACTATGTTTGAACAGATGCAGGAGTTGAATGCACAACCAGATGAGATAACTTACATTGCTTTGCTTTCTGCATGCTGTCATGGAGGGCTTGTCAGGGAAGGCTGGCACTATTTCAGATCCATGTATCAGAAACATTCTGTTTCTCCTCAACAAGAGCACTATGCCTGCATGGTTGATCTCCTTTGTAGAAGCAAGCGTGTTCTTGAAGCTTATGACTTCATAAAAAGCATGCCGACAAAACCAGGTGCCACTGTCTGGGGAGCTTTCCTCGGCTACTGTAGCCTTCATGGTGATATAGAGTTAAGCCGGCCGGCAGTTATCGAGCTCTTCAAGTTAGACCCTCAAAATCACAGCAATTATATAGCTATGTCAAATGTTTATGCCGCAGCAGGTGCTTGGAATGAGATGCTCGAGATCAGAGGTAGAATGAAGAATGATAATGTGAAGAAAGAGCCAGGATGCAGTTGGATAGAGGTCAAGGGCAGTGTTCATGCGTTCCTTGCAGCCAAAACATCTCACCCACAAATAGGTGAAATTCTGTTGACTCTCAGTAGTTTAAACATATACATGAAAGGAAACAGATATGAAGCATATAGAGGAAAGAGTTCCAAAAATTCAAGACCAGGTTGTTCTGAATCAGATACAATGTAA
- the LOC116261919 gene encoding pentatricopeptide repeat-containing protein At1g05600-like isoform X2 produces MNFVKWPRYLTPGNLTRLLKRQKNPLTALQIFNAAKTRFPNYRHNAPIYATMITLLGSCGHLKEMGDVIEQMKDDFCVSKDSMFADVFRIYGKFGMSNRALELFRRLREFNCVRRDKSFATLLEMMVSEGELEIACRLYLTSSTFGVAPSTRCVNVLIGALCARNRSDLALQMFKEMPEQCCYPDRDTYLLLMKGLCREGRLNDAIHLLYSMFRGLSTKGCGADVVVYRTLLETLCEEGMYHEANDVLGKVLKKGLKAPKGRRSGVDLTECAGLGGLQEAKAAINSVLVKRGAANARGYSAMICDLLQVGRVVEADQLFVEMSDRGLKPALPVYNAKIDELCREGKLVEAVCVLDQIAGDGSLPTVETYNILIRGFCHGEKSKKAMSFLEKMVKQPGCDPDAESYGILILGLCSEGLFSEAGEVLEKMVRRGFRPSNEAFTGLIRGLCTEGKSYDAVYFLEEMINHGKTPDSVVWNSLVTVVCSKEEEGNGCYF; encoded by the coding sequence ATGAATTTTGTCAAATGGCCCAGATATCTCACTCCCGGCAATCTCACTCGTCTTCTCAAACGCCAAAAGAACCCGCTAACAGCTCTCCAAATCTTCAACGCGGCGAAAACACGATTCCCCAACTATAGGCACAACGCCCCCATCTATGCCACCATGATCACTCTCCTCGGCAGCTGCGGTCATCTGAAGGAGATGGGCGACGTGATCGAGCAGATGAAGGACGACTTTTGCGTGTCCAAGGACTCCATGTTTGCGGATGTCTTCAGGATCTATGGCAAATTCGGAATGTCCAACAGAGCTCTGGAGCTCTTCCGCCGGCTGAGAGAATTCAATTGCGTTCGGCGCGACAAATCATTTGCTACCCTCTTGGAGATGATGGTATCGGAAGGTGAATTGGAGATCGCCTGCCGTCTCTATCTCACTTCGTCGACGTTCGGGGTGGCGCCGAGCACTCGCTGTGTCAACGTGTTGATCGGGGCTCTGTGCGCTAGAAATCGTTCGGACCTAGCATTGCAAATGTTCAAGGAGATGCCTGAGCAATGCTGCTATCCGGACAGGGACACGTATTTGCTTCTCATGAAAGGATTATGCAGAGAAGGAAGACTGAACGACgccattcatttgctttacTCCATGTTCCGGGGTCTGTCAACGAAAGGTTGTGGTGCTGATGTAGTCGTGTACAGGACGCTTCTAGAAACGCTTTGTGAAGAAGGGATGTATCATGAAGCGAATGACGTTCTGGGGAAGGTGCTAAAGAAGGGGCTGAAGGCGCCAAAGGGTCGCCGGAGTGGTGTGGATTTAACCGAGTGTGCCGGTCTTGGTGGGCTGCAAGAGGCCAAGGCGGCGATAAATAGTGTATTGGTAAAGAGAGGAGCTGCTAATGCAAGAGGTTACAGTGCCATGATTTGTGATCTTCTGCAAGTGGGGAGAGTTGTGGAGGCAGACCAATTATTTGTCGAAATGTCTGATAGAGGACTGAAGCCTGCGTTGCCTGTTTACAATGCAAAGATTGACGAGTTGTGCCGAGAGGGGAAGTTGGTGGAAGCAGTCTGTGTTCTAGACCAAATAGCAGGTGATGGGAGCCTCCCTACCGTGGAAACTTATAACATACTAATACGAGGGTTCTGTCATGGAGAGAAATCGAAGAAGGCAATGTCCTTTCTGGAGAAGATGGTGAAGCAGCCTGGCTGTGACCCTGATGCAGAAAGCTATGGAATTTTGATCTTGGGGTTGTGTTCTGAAGGTTTGTTTAGCGAAGCAGGCGAGGTTTTGGAAAAAATGGTGAGAAGAGGATTCCGCCCAAGTAATGAAGCCTTTACTGGGCTGATCAGAGGACTTTGCACCGAGGGAAAGAGCTATGATGCTGTGTACTTCTTGGAGGAAATGATAAACCACGGTAAGACTCCTGATTCTGTTGTTTGGAACTCCCTAGTTACTGTAGTTTGCAGtaaggaggaggaagggaatgGTTGTTATTTCTGA
- the LOC116261919 gene encoding pentatricopeptide repeat-containing protein At1g05600-like isoform X3: MNFVKWPRYLTPGNLTRLLKRQKNPLTALQIFNAAKTRFPNYRHNAPIYATMITLLGSCGHLKEMGDVIEQMKDDFCVSKDSMFADVFRIYGKFGMSNRALELFRRLREFNCVRRDKSFATLLEMMVSEGELEIACRLYLTSSTFGVAPSTRCVNVLIGALCARNRSDLALQMFKEMPEQCCYPDRDTYLLLMKGLCREGRLNDAIHLLYSMFRGLSTKGCGADVVVYRTLLETLCEEGMYHEANDVLGKVLKKGLKAPKGRRSGVDLTECAGLGGLQEAKAAINSVLVKRGAANARGYSAMICDLLQVGRVVEADQLFVEMSDRGLKPALPVYNAKIDELCREGKLVEAVCVLDQIAGDGSLPTVETYNILIRGFCHGEKSKKAMSFLEKMVKQPGCDPDAESYGILILGLCSEGLFSEAGEVLEKMVRRGFRPSNEAFTGLIRGLCTEGKSYDAVYFLEEMINHDHGLVSSREFKNESRISNSIAISLA; encoded by the exons ATGAATTTTGTCAAATGGCCCAGATATCTCACTCCCGGCAATCTCACTCGTCTTCTCAAACGCCAAAAGAACCCGCTAACAGCTCTCCAAATCTTCAACGCGGCGAAAACACGATTCCCCAACTATAGGCACAACGCCCCCATCTATGCCACCATGATCACTCTCCTCGGCAGCTGCGGTCATCTGAAGGAGATGGGCGACGTGATCGAGCAGATGAAGGACGACTTTTGCGTGTCCAAGGACTCCATGTTTGCGGATGTCTTCAGGATCTATGGCAAATTCGGAATGTCCAACAGAGCTCTGGAGCTCTTCCGCCGGCTGAGAGAATTCAATTGCGTTCGGCGCGACAAATCATTTGCTACCCTCTTGGAGATGATGGTATCGGAAGGTGAATTGGAGATCGCCTGCCGTCTCTATCTCACTTCGTCGACGTTCGGGGTGGCGCCGAGCACTCGCTGTGTCAACGTGTTGATCGGGGCTCTGTGCGCTAGAAATCGTTCGGACCTAGCATTGCAAATGTTCAAGGAGATGCCTGAGCAATGCTGCTATCCGGACAGGGACACGTATTTGCTTCTCATGAAAGGATTATGCAGAGAAGGAAGACTGAACGACgccattcatttgctttacTCCATGTTCCGGGGTCTGTCAACGAAAGGTTGTGGTGCTGATGTAGTCGTGTACAGGACGCTTCTAGAAACGCTTTGTGAAGAAGGGATGTATCATGAAGCGAATGACGTTCTGGGGAAGGTGCTAAAGAAGGGGCTGAAGGCGCCAAAGGGTCGCCGGAGTGGTGTGGATTTAACCGAGTGTGCCGGTCTTGGTGGGCTGCAAGAGGCCAAGGCGGCGATAAATAGTGTATTGGTAAAGAGAGGAGCTGCTAATGCAAGAGGTTACAGTGCCATGATTTGTGATCTTCTGCAAGTGGGGAGAGTTGTGGAGGCAGACCAATTATTTGTCGAAATGTCTGATAGAGGACTGAAGCCTGCGTTGCCTGTTTACAATGCAAAGATTGACGAGTTGTGCCGAGAGGGGAAGTTGGTGGAAGCAGTCTGTGTTCTAGACCAAATAGCAGGTGATGGGAGCCTCCCTACCGTGGAAACTTATAACATACTAATACGAGGGTTCTGTCATGGAGAGAAATCGAAGAAGGCAATGTCCTTTCTGGAGAAGATGGTGAAGCAGCCTGGCTGTGACCCTGATGCAGAAAGCTATGGAATTTTGATCTTGGGGTTGTGTTCTGAAGGTTTGTTTAGCGAAGCAGGCGAGGTTTTGGAAAAAATGGTGAGAAGAGGATTCCGCCCAAGTAATGAAGCCTTTACTGGGCTGATCAGAGGACTTTGCACCGAGGGAAAGAGCTATGATGCTGTGTACTTCTTGGAGGAAATGATAAACCACG ACCATGGCCTTGTTTCAAGTAGAGAGTTCAAGAACGAGTCGAGAATCTCAAACTCCATTGCTATAAGtttggcttga
- the LOC116261919 gene encoding pentatricopeptide repeat-containing protein At1g05600-like isoform X1, which produces MNFVKWPRYLTPGNLTRLLKRQKNPLTALQIFNAAKTRFPNYRHNAPIYATMITLLGSCGHLKEMGDVIEQMKDDFCVSKDSMFADVFRIYGKFGMSNRALELFRRLREFNCVRRDKSFATLLEMMVSEGELEIACRLYLTSSTFGVAPSTRCVNVLIGALCARNRSDLALQMFKEMPEQCCYPDRDTYLLLMKGLCREGRLNDAIHLLYSMFRGLSTKGCGADVVVYRTLLETLCEEGMYHEANDVLGKVLKKGLKAPKGRRSGVDLTECAGLGGLQEAKAAINSVLVKRGAANARGYSAMICDLLQVGRVVEADQLFVEMSDRGLKPALPVYNAKIDELCREGKLVEAVCVLDQIAGDGSLPTVETYNILIRGFCHGEKSKKAMSFLEKMVKQPGCDPDAESYGILILGLCSEGLFSEAGEVLEKMVRRGFRPSNEAFTGLIRGLCTEGKSYDAVYFLEEMINHVLVAQEITLSLEILLRSIFEGFDLFLKERKEYFILPLHWAIKDDSFIYFLH; this is translated from the exons ATGAATTTTGTCAAATGGCCCAGATATCTCACTCCCGGCAATCTCACTCGTCTTCTCAAACGCCAAAAGAACCCGCTAACAGCTCTCCAAATCTTCAACGCGGCGAAAACACGATTCCCCAACTATAGGCACAACGCCCCCATCTATGCCACCATGATCACTCTCCTCGGCAGCTGCGGTCATCTGAAGGAGATGGGCGACGTGATCGAGCAGATGAAGGACGACTTTTGCGTGTCCAAGGACTCCATGTTTGCGGATGTCTTCAGGATCTATGGCAAATTCGGAATGTCCAACAGAGCTCTGGAGCTCTTCCGCCGGCTGAGAGAATTCAATTGCGTTCGGCGCGACAAATCATTTGCTACCCTCTTGGAGATGATGGTATCGGAAGGTGAATTGGAGATCGCCTGCCGTCTCTATCTCACTTCGTCGACGTTCGGGGTGGCGCCGAGCACTCGCTGTGTCAACGTGTTGATCGGGGCTCTGTGCGCTAGAAATCGTTCGGACCTAGCATTGCAAATGTTCAAGGAGATGCCTGAGCAATGCTGCTATCCGGACAGGGACACGTATTTGCTTCTCATGAAAGGATTATGCAGAGAAGGAAGACTGAACGACgccattcatttgctttacTCCATGTTCCGGGGTCTGTCAACGAAAGGTTGTGGTGCTGATGTAGTCGTGTACAGGACGCTTCTAGAAACGCTTTGTGAAGAAGGGATGTATCATGAAGCGAATGACGTTCTGGGGAAGGTGCTAAAGAAGGGGCTGAAGGCGCCAAAGGGTCGCCGGAGTGGTGTGGATTTAACCGAGTGTGCCGGTCTTGGTGGGCTGCAAGAGGCCAAGGCGGCGATAAATAGTGTATTGGTAAAGAGAGGAGCTGCTAATGCAAGAGGTTACAGTGCCATGATTTGTGATCTTCTGCAAGTGGGGAGAGTTGTGGAGGCAGACCAATTATTTGTCGAAATGTCTGATAGAGGACTGAAGCCTGCGTTGCCTGTTTACAATGCAAAGATTGACGAGTTGTGCCGAGAGGGGAAGTTGGTGGAAGCAGTCTGTGTTCTAGACCAAATAGCAGGTGATGGGAGCCTCCCTACCGTGGAAACTTATAACATACTAATACGAGGGTTCTGTCATGGAGAGAAATCGAAGAAGGCAATGTCCTTTCTGGAGAAGATGGTGAAGCAGCCTGGCTGTGACCCTGATGCAGAAAGCTATGGAATTTTGATCTTGGGGTTGTGTTCTGAAGGTTTGTTTAGCGAAGCAGGCGAGGTTTTGGAAAAAATGGTGAGAAGAGGATTCCGCCCAAGTAATGAAGCCTTTACTGGGCTGATCAGAGGACTTTGCACCGAGGGAAAGAGCTATGATGCTGTGTACTTCTTGGAGGAAATGATAAACCACG TTTTGGTGGCACAGGAAATTACACTCAGTCTGGAAATTTTACTTCGATCTATTTTTGAAGGATTCGATCTATTTTTGAAGGAGCGGAAGGAGTATTTTATCCTACCACTCCACTGGGCTATAAAAGATGAttcttttatctattttttgcaTTAA